A stretch of [Clostridium] innocuum DNA encodes these proteins:
- a CDS encoding helix-turn-helix transcriptional regulator, protein MEIGKKLKKARIACGLTQEQVADKINVSRQTISNWENEKSYPDIIDRIDMSNLYSISLDEILKGDDKLMEHLETNTNVVKSNQKLVMAILLNILFVLLLGICNVFLSGNLYYLIGVFCFAILSSAILLYQIIKKL, encoded by the coding sequence ATGGAAATAGGTAAAAAATTAAAAAAGGCGCGCATAGCTTGCGGACTGACACAAGAGCAGGTTGCAGATAAAATCAATGTATCCCGCCAAACGATATCCAACTGGGAAAACGAAAAATCCTATCCGGATATCATAGATAGGATAGATATGAGTAATCTTTATTCTATCAGCCTGGACGAAATATTAAAAGGAGATGATAAATTGATGGAGCATTTAGAAACAAATACGAATGTAGTAAAAAGCAATCAAAAATTAGTTATGGCAATTTTGTTGAATATCCTGTTTGTATTACTCCTTGGAATATGTAATGTGTTTCTATCCGGCAATCTATATTATCTCATAGGTGTATTCTGCTTTGCCATATTGAGCTCGGCGATTTTACTGTATCAGATTATCAAAAAACTTTAA
- a CDS encoding EAL domain-containing protein: MKTITKRSFFILFSIASAIGIALASIAFVTNVKSLLWEKSVTDIIEVTQQGSHALDTYIEKDYDTLHLFVRELQETNAADQKSIQKIINVFNKDGTSFYCSNLSSGDTYSNLPEQIPRMSKKQRNTYSAMSGSSIRDPFLDDYTGVKTIGVYERFTFRDGTQGLAQKTRPLSSITERFSLSFFNQTGFSYVVNQNGDVLIRSLHKDSNRTFQNLFDIINLQGNDEARLASFKQRLKEAKTGAAQFRYQDEEYIFCYVPLLNGDNWNIVSIIPNRIIMQQANSIIRQTIALCLSILLLLAAFGCFYHRNRKKHQKEIEKLAFYDNLTGLYRYEKFLLDGQQLLEKKEQPFAVLYLDIMGFKLLNDMEGYSYGDRVLLFVADILRSLAKQQEISCRISGDDFVLLTPYKQKAEVLEKCRQLLSLTAAGIDNKHNIPIRIGICLQEDADINSTISTLVDRARMAQTGIHDDSTAAWQFYNQEMREILLRDAEMEQHMEQALKDGEFLHVIQPKYALDGSQILGGEALLRWQRKEHGFTSPGEFIPLFERNGFIRKLDTYVFISVCQTIQNRLAQGKAVVPISVNVSRIHLYQEDFADTYIAIKEQYHIPDGIIELELTENILLKNMKEVFAILEKLRSHGFCCSIDDFGSGYSSLNALKDLPVDVVKLDRVFFDQSSHVERNKTILKSMISMAKELDMKVVAEGIECRQQLDMLQDTGCDMVQGFIYAKPCSENDFYHRLETE; the protein is encoded by the coding sequence ATGAAGACAATAACTAAACGCTCTTTCTTTATCCTGTTCTCCATTGCCTCTGCCATTGGAATCGCGCTGGCTTCCATTGCCTTTGTAACAAATGTGAAATCGCTGCTTTGGGAAAAATCCGTAACCGATATCATCGAGGTAACACAGCAGGGCTCTCATGCACTGGATACCTATATAGAAAAAGACTACGATACTCTGCATCTGTTTGTCCGGGAGCTGCAGGAAACAAATGCAGCAGATCAGAAATCCATCCAGAAAATCATCAACGTATTCAATAAAGACGGAACCTCCTTTTACTGCAGCAATCTTTCCAGCGGTGATACCTACTCCAATCTGCCGGAACAGATACCGCGTATGAGCAAGAAGCAGAGAAACACCTACTCTGCAATGAGCGGAAGCAGTATACGCGACCCGTTTCTTGATGACTATACCGGTGTGAAAACGATCGGTGTATATGAACGCTTTACCTTCCGGGATGGTACACAGGGACTTGCCCAGAAAACAAGGCCGCTGTCTTCCATTACCGAACGCTTTTCACTTTCCTTTTTCAATCAGACCGGATTTTCCTATGTTGTTAATCAAAATGGCGATGTCCTGATCCGCTCGCTGCATAAGGACAGCAACCGCACCTTTCAGAATCTGTTCGATATCATCAATCTGCAGGGAAATGATGAAGCACGACTAGCTTCCTTCAAGCAGCGATTAAAGGAGGCAAAGACGGGGGCGGCACAGTTCCGTTATCAGGATGAGGAATATATATTCTGTTATGTCCCTTTACTTAACGGGGATAACTGGAATATCGTCTCCATTATTCCCAACCGTATTATTATGCAGCAGGCAAACAGTATTATCAGGCAGACAATCGCATTGTGTCTGTCCATCCTGCTGCTTCTGGCCGCGTTTGGCTGTTTCTATCACAGAAATCGGAAAAAGCATCAGAAGGAAATTGAAAAGCTGGCCTTCTATGACAATCTTACCGGCCTATATCGCTACGAAAAATTCCTGCTGGACGGACAGCAGCTTCTGGAGAAAAAGGAGCAGCCATTTGCCGTACTGTATCTGGATATCATGGGCTTTAAGCTTTTGAATGATATGGAGGGCTATAGCTATGGGGATCGTGTGCTGCTGTTTGTTGCGGATATTCTACGCTCACTCGCAAAGCAGCAGGAAATCTCCTGCCGTATCTCCGGAGATGATTTTGTCCTGCTTACCCCGTACAAGCAAAAAGCGGAGGTTCTCGAAAAATGCAGACAGCTTCTTTCTCTCACTGCTGCAGGGATTGACAACAAGCACAACATACCGATTCGAATCGGTATCTGTTTGCAGGAGGATGCCGATATCAATAGCACCATCAGTACGCTTGTGGACAGAGCCCGTATGGCACAGACAGGGATTCACGATGATTCCACAGCTGCATGGCAATTCTATAATCAGGAGATGCGTGAGATTCTGCTGCGCGATGCCGAGATGGAGCAGCATATGGAGCAGGCCTTAAAGGATGGAGAATTCCTGCATGTCATTCAGCCGAAATACGCATTGGACGGCAGCCAGATACTGGGAGGAGAAGCACTGCTTCGCTGGCAGCGCAAGGAACACGGCTTTACAAGTCCCGGTGAATTTATACCATTATTCGAACGAAACGGCTTCATTCGCAAGCTGGACACCTATGTTTTTATATCCGTATGTCAGACCATTCAGAATCGGCTTGCGCAAGGAAAAGCAGTCGTTCCGATTTCTGTCAATGTATCCCGCATCCATTTATATCAGGAGGATTTTGCGGATACCTATATTGCTATCAAGGAACAATATCACATTCCGGATGGCATCATAGAGCTGGAGCTTACGGAAAACATTCTGTTAAAAAACATGAAGGAGGTATTCGCCATTCTGGAGAAGCTTCGCTCTCACGGCTTCTGTTGCTCCATTGATGATTTCGGATCCGGCTATTCCTCTTTGAATGCGTTAAAGGATCTTCCGGTGGATGTGGTAAAGCTGGACAGAGTATTCTTTGACCAAAGCAGTCATGTGGAGCGCAATAAAACGATTTTGAAAAGTATGATCAGCATGGCCAAGGAGCTGGATATGAAGGTCGTTGCGGAAGGCATTGAATGTAGACAGCAGCTGGATATGCTGCAGGATACCGGCTGCGATATGGTTCAGGGCTTCATCTATGCAAAGCCGTGCAGTGAGAATGACTTCTATCACCGTCTGGAAACAGAATAA
- a CDS encoding GNAT family N-acetyltransferase, whose translation MIYKMKHPERAEALFAHAQDTMILSCLQNVMGDIYADDPENPKSAMAVLGVFCFFAGEVNHELIAYKPDTYTIPFIIMSADTTSLKAAIQAQYGERAKEVTRYAIKKEAGIFSLRHLQHIVENLSSEYELKLIDETIFNWSRQQPWCKEWTSLYKDYETYRTTGLGVAVLKDKLPVAGASSYSSYREGIEIQVDTKKEYRRQGLAAAACAKLILECLKRGWYPSWDAHNMDSVHLAEKLGYHFDKEYTVFEIHGY comes from the coding sequence ATGATATATAAAATGAAGCATCCCGAACGGGCTGAGGCTCTGTTTGCACATGCACAGGATACGATGATTCTTTCCTGTCTGCAAAATGTGATGGGGGATATTTACGCAGATGATCCTGAAAATCCGAAATCAGCTATGGCGGTTTTGGGCGTCTTCTGCTTTTTCGCAGGAGAGGTCAATCATGAGCTGATTGCATATAAGCCGGACACATATACAATTCCCTTTATCATCATGAGCGCAGATACCACCTCTTTAAAAGCTGCCATTCAGGCGCAATATGGGGAACGCGCCAAGGAGGTCACGCGATATGCCATAAAAAAGGAGGCAGGCATCTTCTCTTTGCGGCACCTTCAGCATATCGTAGAGAACCTCAGCTCAGAATATGAGCTGAAGCTGATCGACGAAACGATATTCAACTGGTCGCGGCAACAGCCTTGGTGCAAGGAATGGACCTCTTTATATAAGGATTACGAGACATATCGCACAACTGGGCTTGGAGTTGCTGTCCTGAAGGACAAGCTTCCGGTTGCCGGCGCCTCCTCCTACAGCTCCTATCGCGAGGGAATTGAAATTCAGGTAGATACAAAAAAGGAATACAGAAGACAGGGACTGGCAGCTGCAGCATGCGCAAAGCTGATACTGGAATGCCTGAAGCGTGGCTGGTATCCGAGCTGGGATGCCCACAATATGGATTCTGTACATCTGGCGGAGAAGCTCGGCTATCATTTTGACAAAGAATATACAGTGTTCGAAATTCACGGATACTGA
- a CDS encoding extracellular solute-binding protein yields MKKLRLAAVCMLLLSATVLQGCSANDHGLDPDKPITLTLWHYYSGSQKQAFDELVDEFNETQGKKQGISVDAVAKGSISNISADLKSSLEKKVNAPELPNIFAAYGDTAEDMEKAEKLVSINAYMSDEEMAEYVDDYMKDGILHNHDDVNIFPIAKATEVMVINKNKWDEFAKKEDVKLSDLDTWEGLAHVSEKYYTYSGGKAFFARDALMNYLNAGSEQLGTPLFTITGYSGSFTVSKETMRKLWNQYYVPFVKGYYTKNGRFASDDMKTEDVIACVASSAGATFFPKEIISDDGTGYAVKYIVRQVPNFEEKKSYAITQGAGMAVSKSDETHEYASIQFLKWFTEKERNTLFSAESSYLPVKKEANSFESWNSITEAEKVTANQLVRDIVKTSMETVSKSTLTSQKSFNKSFEIRNYLETALNEKCAGDALKIQKAIKRGDSREKAWKQYLSDENFNTWFEQITKDINEKMKDSDA; encoded by the coding sequence ATGAAAAAACTCAGACTCGCAGCCGTTTGTATGCTCCTATTATCTGCTACTGTTTTACAGGGCTGTTCCGCTAATGACCATGGACTGGACCCCGATAAGCCTATCACTCTGACCCTCTGGCATTATTACAGCGGTTCACAGAAGCAGGCATTTGATGAGCTTGTTGATGAATTCAATGAAACACAGGGGAAAAAGCAGGGAATCAGTGTGGATGCTGTCGCAAAGGGAAGCATATCCAACATTTCCGCAGATTTAAAAAGCTCTCTGGAGAAAAAAGTAAATGCTCCGGAGCTTCCGAATATTTTTGCCGCCTATGGAGATACGGCGGAGGATATGGAAAAAGCGGAAAAGCTCGTTTCCATCAATGCCTATATGTCAGATGAGGAAATGGCAGAATATGTCGATGACTATATGAAGGATGGCATTCTGCACAATCATGATGATGTCAATATCTTCCCAATAGCAAAGGCAACGGAGGTCATGGTTATCAATAAGAATAAATGGGATGAATTTGCGAAAAAGGAAGATGTAAAGCTTTCCGATCTGGATACATGGGAGGGACTTGCCCATGTCAGTGAGAAATACTATACATACAGTGGAGGAAAAGCCTTTTTTGCGAGAGATGCCCTCATGAATTATCTCAATGCCGGAAGCGAACAGCTGGGTACACCGCTATTTACCATAACCGGATACTCCGGCTCCTTCACCGTCAGCAAAGAAACCATGCGCAAGCTTTGGAATCAGTATTATGTTCCGTTTGTAAAGGGCTATTATACCAAAAACGGACGGTTTGCCAGTGATGACATGAAAACCGAGGATGTCATTGCCTGTGTTGCCTCCTCTGCAGGAGCAACCTTCTTTCCGAAGGAAATCATCAGTGATGATGGAACAGGCTATGCTGTGAAATATATCGTACGTCAGGTTCCCAACTTCGAGGAAAAAAAGAGCTATGCGATTACACAGGGAGCTGGTATGGCTGTCAGTAAAAGCGATGAAACACACGAATATGCTTCCATTCAGTTCTTAAAATGGTTCACGGAAAAGGAAAGAAATACGCTGTTCTCCGCAGAATCCTCTTATCTGCCGGTGAAAAAGGAGGCAAACTCCTTTGAATCCTGGAACTCCATTACGGAAGCCGAAAAGGTTACTGCGAATCAGCTCGTAAGAGATATCGTCAAAACCTCGATGGAAACTGTCTCAAAGAGTACTCTGACCTCGCAGAAATCATTTAACAAAAGCTTTGAAATCCGCAATTATCTGGAAACAGCACTGAATGAAAAATGCGCCGGGGATGCCCTTAAAATACAAAAGGCAATAAAGCGTGGAGACAGCCGCGAAAAAGCTTGGAAGCAATATCTCAGCGATGAAAATTTCAATACATGGTTTGAACAGATTACAAAGGATATTAACGAAAAGATGAAGGACAGTGATGCATAA
- a CDS encoding bifunctional diguanylate cyclase/phosphodiesterase, with the protein MRHINIIPDDLQGAFVLLFMLLLLILSFLAGAYLANRGIWQGIFLHDPLTKGMKLVHFQNRIKRLLDKKSDVAAALVLLNIEHFQRINHRYGMQLGDEVLCLVYKVLQQHLGREEFLARGEGDSFFLLLLTQDQKQLQDRIDEMQRAVHIQTAHLQPIIRLRQGACLIDSTQRDTGILLDRAKLALRQYVSGKGCVFYNSALMEAMQYEELLNSLFEDSLRKHEFQLYLQPKVTLKTNQCRHAEALVRWQHPQMGIIYPSAFIPVFEKNGNILELDRYMFEEVCRYLQTCNAVSKEKQMISINVSRQHFQEPAFLEEYAEIKERYGIGDDQIELELTESVFFNEEQIALVKQAVHRMHQLGFRCSLDDFGSGFSSLGLLKSFDVDAIKLDRIFFEDIEQKKAQDILHCLIELAHRLHMQVVAEGVETEEQLAFLRTTTCDMVQGYYYARPLSAAAYTAWLKQFHTVK; encoded by the coding sequence ATGCGTCACATCAACATCATACCGGATGACCTGCAGGGTGCTTTTGTCCTGCTGTTTATGCTCCTGCTGCTTATTCTGTCATTTCTGGCGGGAGCGTATCTGGCAAACCGCGGAATCTGGCAGGGCATTTTTCTGCATGATCCGTTAACAAAGGGGATGAAGCTGGTTCACTTTCAGAATAGAATAAAGCGGCTGCTGGATAAGAAGTCGGACGTTGCGGCTGCTTTGGTGCTGTTGAATATCGAACACTTCCAGCGAATCAATCACCGCTATGGAATGCAGCTTGGAGATGAGGTGCTGTGTCTGGTGTATAAGGTATTGCAGCAGCATCTTGGAAGAGAGGAATTTCTGGCAAGAGGAGAGGGCGACTCTTTCTTCCTCCTCCTTCTCACACAAGATCAGAAGCAGCTTCAGGATCGGATCGATGAAATGCAGAGGGCAGTTCACATACAGACCGCCCATCTGCAGCCGATTATCCGCTTGCGTCAGGGGGCCTGTCTCATTGACAGCACGCAAAGGGACACTGGCATATTGCTGGATCGTGCAAAGCTTGCACTTCGTCAGTATGTAAGCGGAAAGGGCTGCGTATTTTATAATTCTGCCTTAATGGAGGCTATGCAGTACGAGGAATTGCTGAACAGCCTGTTTGAAGACTCCTTGCGGAAGCATGAATTTCAGCTGTATTTGCAGCCCAAGGTAACGCTGAAAACAAATCAATGCAGACATGCAGAGGCACTCGTTCGCTGGCAGCATCCACAAATGGGAATCATCTATCCGTCAGCGTTTATTCCTGTCTTTGAGAAAAACGGAAATATTCTGGAATTGGACCGTTACATGTTTGAGGAGGTTTGCAGATATCTGCAGACATGCAATGCAGTGAGTAAAGAAAAGCAGATGATTTCCATCAATGTATCCCGTCAGCATTTTCAGGAACCTGCATTTCTTGAGGAATATGCGGAAATCAAAGAACGCTATGGCATAGGGGATGATCAGATCGAGCTGGAGCTGACAGAGTCTGTTTTTTTCAATGAGGAACAGATTGCTTTGGTAAAGCAGGCGGTGCATCGGATGCATCAGCTGGGCTTTCGTTGTTCACTGGATGATTTTGGCTCAGGATTTTCTTCTTTGGGTTTATTAAAAAGCTTTGATGTGGATGCAATCAAGCTGGATCGTATCTTTTTCGAGGACATTGAACAAAAAAAGGCACAGGATATCCTGCACTGTCTGATAGAGCTGGCACATCGGCTGCATATGCAAGTTGTTGCGGAGGGGGTTGAAACTGAGGAGCAGCTGGCGTTTTTGCGCACGACAACCTGTGACATGGTACAGGGCTATTATTACGCCCGTCCACTTTCAGCAGCAGCGTATACTGCATGGCTAAAGCAGTTTCATACTGTGAAGTGA
- a CDS encoding Gfo/Idh/MocA family oxidoreductase yields MVLHYGIISVAAITERFLHAIIEAGDTIEAIASRSLEKAQAKAEVYGVRKAYGTYEQVYTDPDVDIVYIAVNNANHGKEIKAALHHGKHVVCEKPIALSCGEAKELFALAKQKQLFLMEAQKSLFLPVTQDIRDILQKQTLGKLLQVAMSASFPNPRAAWMHDPLQGGVVYGSASYTIEYLQYLLEPHKIHASAMGTREVLGAIDRVSMNFLFDDILVNSRISMNGETLQQALFYFEKGYIRIPNYWKAREYFLVVDGVEQRIQHPCVYEMKYEAEHIHACLETGRLESPILRAEQSILCCFLVDEILRQLSQQEVVCCID; encoded by the coding sequence ATGGTGCTGCATTATGGAATTATATCGGTAGCTGCAATAACAGAGCGTTTTCTTCATGCCATTATCGAAGCCGGAGATACGATAGAAGCCATTGCCTCCCGTTCTTTGGAAAAGGCACAGGCAAAAGCGGAGGTGTATGGGGTACGTAAGGCTTATGGGACATATGAACAGGTATATACGGATCCGGATGTGGATATCGTTTATATTGCGGTAAACAATGCAAATCACGGAAAAGAAATAAAAGCTGCTCTTCACCATGGCAAGCATGTTGTATGCGAAAAGCCGATTGCTTTGTCCTGCGGGGAAGCAAAGGAGCTGTTTGCCTTAGCAAAGCAGAAGCAGCTGTTTTTGATGGAAGCACAAAAAAGTCTGTTTCTGCCTGTCACACAGGATATCCGCGATATCCTGCAGAAGCAGACACTGGGGAAGCTTCTGCAGGTTGCGATGAGTGCAAGCTTTCCCAACCCGCGTGCCGCATGGATGCACGATCCTTTGCAGGGAGGGGTGGTGTATGGCAGCGCCAGCTATACGATTGAATATTTGCAGTATTTGCTAGAGCCGCATAAGATTCATGCTTCTGCTATGGGAACAAGAGAAGTGCTGGGGGCTATTGACAGGGTAAGCATGAATTTCCTGTTCGACGATATTCTTGTCAACAGCAGGATTTCCATGAACGGGGAAACCCTGCAGCAGGCACTGTTTTATTTTGAAAAGGGATATATCCGCATTCCGAATTACTGGAAGGCACGGGAATACTTCCTTGTAGTGGACGGTGTAGAGCAAAGGATACAGCATCCTTGCGTCTATGAAATGAAATATGAAGCAGAACATATTCATGCATGTCTGGAAACCGGTCGGCTGGAAAGCCCGATCCTGCGTGCGGAGCAAAGCATTCTTTGTTGTTTTCTTGTAGATGAAATCCTGCGGCAGCTATCACAGCAGGAAGTAGTATGCTGTATTGATTAG
- a CDS encoding GntR family transcriptional regulator, whose protein sequence is MQRKETLFEYLYHSLREEIISGRMPFGSTLPSIMRLCELYHVGIRTVRDVLERLKQEGYIKTEERKPMLVIYRQDQREQETAAVTYIVKYQQSLRDAYATMTLIMPRILSFSVQVCSDYTLHCMKESVEEAAEKNTELRWKTNLKIFNALLDQTHNMFFRDLFSSLTLYARPIFFFQEKQGSSLNRESYRFQNILWVQEAMYNRQLTESMVRLTQMYTAVQKTAELQMQRLREQYPQIEQSKKPFIWHSDRGCDHLHVQITRDLIDKIGTGRITVGSRLPSEAKLAAQYKVSVATIRKALASLNELGYAKTQNVKGTTVCMQDENTAAKCMQIKVYRKDTLRYLSGLQLMILLMKPAARSAFPFITQQALSKLQYDLQHEERIPLDCLTALVLQYVPLETLRTLLTELGRIVCWGYYYSFYPSKQHGSTVLNRKSMEAVNYLQAGNQEAFSTQLCICYAHILDVVRSNMIDLQLFEASYMKTPDEVFL, encoded by the coding sequence ATGCAAAGAAAGGAAACCCTTTTTGAATATCTGTATCACAGTCTGCGGGAGGAAATCATCAGTGGCAGAATGCCCTTTGGATCCACACTGCCCTCAATCATGCGATTATGTGAGCTTTATCATGTGGGAATTCGAACCGTGCGGGATGTATTGGAACGGCTGAAGCAGGAGGGCTACATAAAAACCGAAGAGCGAAAGCCAATGCTCGTCATATATCGGCAGGATCAAAGGGAACAGGAAACCGCAGCAGTTACTTATATCGTAAAATATCAGCAATCCTTACGGGATGCTTATGCCACAATGACACTGATCATGCCGCGTATTCTTTCCTTCTCTGTTCAGGTGTGCAGTGATTACACATTGCACTGTATGAAAGAATCAGTTGAGGAGGCTGCAGAGAAAAATACAGAATTACGCTGGAAAACCAATCTGAAAATCTTCAATGCACTGCTGGATCAGACGCACAATATGTTTTTTCGGGACTTATTTTCCAGCCTTACGCTGTATGCAAGACCGATATTCTTCTTTCAGGAAAAGCAGGGCTCAAGCCTTAACCGAGAAAGCTACCGGTTTCAGAATATTTTATGGGTTCAGGAAGCCATGTACAACCGACAGCTTACAGAGAGCATGGTCAGACTTACACAGATGTATACTGCTGTACAAAAAACAGCCGAGCTGCAGATGCAGCGCCTGAGGGAGCAGTATCCGCAAATCGAACAGTCAAAAAAGCCTTTTATATGGCATTCCGATCGGGGATGCGACCACCTGCATGTCCAGATTACACGCGATTTGATTGACAAGATCGGTACCGGAAGAATTACGGTAGGATCACGGCTTCCCTCGGAGGCAAAACTCGCTGCACAATATAAGGTAAGCGTTGCAACGATTCGTAAGGCCCTCGCCTCACTGAATGAGCTGGGCTATGCAAAAACACAGAATGTCAAAGGAACCACAGTCTGCATGCAGGACGAGAATACTGCCGCTAAATGCATGCAGATAAAGGTTTACCGGAAGGACACCCTGCGCTACCTCAGTGGTCTGCAGCTTATGATCCTCCTTATGAAGCCTGCAGCACGCTCAGCGTTCCCTTTTATTACACAACAGGCTCTGTCTAAGCTGCAGTATGATTTACAGCACGAAGAACGGATTCCTTTGGATTGTCTGACGGCGCTTGTACTTCAATATGTACCGCTGGAAACTCTGCGTACCCTGTTGACAGAGCTTGGCCGGATAGTGTGCTGGGGCTATTATTATTCCTTTTATCCCAGTAAACAGCACGGCTCTACCGTATTAAACCGCAAAAGCATGGAAGCTGTGAACTACCTGCAGGCAGGAAATCAGGAGGCATTTTCCACTCAGCTGTGCATATGCTATGCTCATATTCTGGATGTTGTCCGCTCAAATATGATCGATTTACAGCTCTTTGAGGCATCCTATATGAAAACACCGGATGAGGTCTTTTTATAA